Proteins co-encoded in one Papaver somniferum cultivar HN1 chromosome 5, ASM357369v1, whole genome shotgun sequence genomic window:
- the LOC113280419 gene encoding uncharacterized protein LOC113280419 gives MYVLNGRGRAYDTFVISAQNRETPYTFDELKARLLTREQWLGAQNQDYGSILDNPSTFYGRNFTTDGAGSTSSSAYASDGGSTSRPFVDFSTAECQICRKTGHYATRYFFRYHPSPSSESKSTANVAQVETAYSSMTINSADLCDDPSGGSTSTTCISNSGASRHMTGDKDLLQDTSNYHGKDKIIFGNGKTLQISQTVSSILHTPEASFELKHAILVPEIKQNLLSVAQFTKDNFFYFDFDPWSFEIGYLSSHALLAKGKMVNNLYPVSHISVNKNALFTSYSSTISYSSL, from the exons atgtatgtacTTAATGGACGAGGAAGAGCATATGATACTTTTGTAATCTCTGCACAGAATCGTGAAACTCCATATACTTTTGATGAATTAAAAGCTAGATTGTTAACACGTGAACAGTGGCTAGGTGCTCAAAATCAGGATTATGGTAGTATTCTTGATAATCCTTCAactttttatgggagaaattttactACTG ATGGTGCTGGCTCTACAAGTTCAAGTGCATATGCTTCAGATGGTGGTTCTACTAGTAGACCTTTTGTGGATTTTTCTACAGCTGAATGTCAGATATGTCGAAAGACGGGACATTATGCAACTAGATATTTCTTCAGGTATCATCCATCACCTAGTTCTGAGTCTAAGTCTACTGCAAATGTGGCTCAAGTTGAAACAGCTTATAGTAGTATGACAATTAATTCAGCTGACTTATGTGATGATCCTTCTGGTGGCTCTACCTCAACTACTTGCATTTCTAATTCTGGTGCCTCAAGACACATGACTGGTGACAAGGATCTACTTCAGGATACTTCTAACTATCATGGGAAGGACAAGATCATTTTTGGTAATGGTAAGACTTTACAAATCTCTCAAACTGTCTCTTCTATTTTACACACACCTGAAGCTAGTTTTGAACTTAAACATGCCATACTAGTACCCGAGATTAAACAAAATCTGTTATCAGTTGCACAATTTACTAAGGATAATTTTTTCTACTTTGATTTTGATCCATGGAGTTTTGAGATTGGATACCTTAGTTCACATGCTCTTTTGGCTAAAGGAAAAATGGTTAACAATTTGTATCCTGTCTCACATATTTCTGTCAACAAAAATGCTTTGTTCACATCTTATTCATCTActatttcttattcttctttgtgA
- the LOC113280421 gene encoding probable E3 ubiquitin-protein ligase RNF217 has translation MGNIQQKHNNSEEQEHWEAEEEELDYTCEICMESSLPVDTKFKNIYSGRTNKEKKQNKECTSKHHLCNDCIARYVEAKINDGGTPVIKCPGINCNVGLDVNSCRSFIDVSSKVFVRWCELLCESESLTNFAHHSKRAHCPGFSELILNECPNDNGIIETMCPSCKIFFCFNCVIPLKDQQAHVCSRQRSKDVKLIDRNDLLFVESFARQGWTRCPFCARYVERASGCPTITCRCGNKFCYRCCCGEAAGRRCNCFTNVIQPYEVQPYVLQPEEDPYLDMLSMLSVFTGIIFVVNVVLGKN, from the coding sequence ATGGGTAATATACAACAAAAACACAATAATTCTGAAGAACAAGAACATtgggaagcagaagaagaagaactagattATACTTGTGAAATTTGTATGGAATCATCTCTTCCGGTCGATACAAAATTCAAGAACATCTACTCCGGCAGAACCAACAAAGagaaaaagcaaaacaaagaatgcACATCAAAACATCACCTCTGCAACGATTGTATTGCTAGGTATGTAGAAGCAAAAATCAATGACGGCGGCACTCCGGTAATTAAATGCCCAGGTATCAACTGTAACGTGGGCTTAGACGTTAACTCTTGCCGTAGTTTCATTGACGTCTCATCAAAAGTTTTCGTTAGATGGTGTGAATTGCTCTGTGAGTCCGAAAGTCTTACAAACTTTGCTCATCATAGCAAGCGAGCTCACTGTCCTGGATTTTCTGAACTGATTTTGAATGAGTGTCCCAATGACAATGGTATTATAGAAACAATGTGCCCATCTTGCAAGATTTTTTTCTGTTTTAACTGTGTGATCCCGTTGAAAGACCAACAGGCTCATGTGTGTAGTAGACAGAGGAGCAAAGACGTCAAATTGATTGACAGAAACGATCTTCTCTTCGTAGAATCTTTTGCGCGACAAGGGTGGACTAGATGTCCTTTTTGCGCGCGTTATGTAGAGCGTGCCTCTGGTTGTCCAACTATCACCTGCAGATGCGGAAACAAATTTTGCTACCGCTGTTGCTGTGGGGAGGCAGCAGGGAGGCGTTGTAACTGTTTTACTAATGTAATTCAGCCTTATGAGGTTCAGCCTTATGTACTTCAGCCAGAGGAGGATCCATATCTCGATATGTTATCAATGTTGTCCGTCTTCACTGGTATTATCTTTGTGGTCAATGTTGTGTTAGGCAAAAATTAA